TTCTCATGAAGAACAACTAATATCTTACACAGCAGTTGTGTGCACGATTTCAAACTGTATTTGATGTCAAGAATCGCTTTCGGCGTTTATTGCGTGGTGATTTTTGTAAAAAACAATATTTTCCCCCCTTTCCTTCTGGGTTTTTGCTTTATTAACCACGATCACGGTTAGCTGCTTTTCAATTCTTATGGGAATACCTTTTTTTTTCACGATCTACAATCTGGAGCTTGGCGTGTGTTTAATTCCTTGATCAATAACCAAATTTTAACTCGAAGATAGGTTAGGGCTTCAAACGAATCAAACCTGTCAGGTGGAAATATGCTAGGTTTCCTAAAATGTTATCTTGAGTTGGATCTGTTTGGGTTTCACTTATTCAATCTAGATTTTGAGGATCCGTGGACCTTAGCAATTTCCAGCAGTAGGTTTTGGAGAATATAGTGAACCTTGCAATAATGTTTTCAAGTGAGATATTTTCGAGAGGTTTAATCGCTGTAGATTTCTCATTTCTGGGTTGGTGGGTAAGCAGGGTATCTACATATCTTCCTTGTTCTCAAGTGGGAAAGATGATCGTGTACTAGTTTTTAACAACTTTTACCAACTACCTCTTAGGAATTTTTGTTGTTGAGAAAcatgtttaaaataaaatatgatcaTTCGGGCACTCGTCTAACAATGCTTCATATGATTTCACAGATTAAGCAACGATTTTTCTGAACAGAGACATGGCATTTCAGCAGTACTTTATGCAGGGATGGGAATCTCTTCCTCAGCCATCCACAGAATCCGAGAAGACTTCTGCTTGCTTCGATTGCAGCATATGTTTAGACTTTGCCCGCGATCCAGTGGTAACCCTCTGCGGCCATCTTTACTGTTGGCCCTGCATATACAAGTGGTTCGACTCCCAAAGTTCGTCCCTTGGTTCAGACGAGCGTCCTCAGTGCCCCGTTTGCAAGGCCGAGATATCTGAGAAGACAATGGTCCCTCTATACGGCCGTGGGAAATCCCTCTCTGAAGCAGGACCCGAAGGCAAAGTCATTCCTCCTAGGCCACCGGCCTGTGGTATCAGGGGCCTCGCTGACTTGTTTAGTCCGGACCAGCAGCTTCCCTCTCCCTCTCGCGAGAACCGCCATGATTTCCCAAATGCTCATGCGAGCTATGGTGAAGATTCGTCGCCTCAGTTGTTCAATCTTGGTGGTACAGCAGCAGTGTCTCTTTCTCATCCCACCATAGGAATGTTTGGAGAGATGGTTTATGCTAGAGTCTTTGGCAACTCACAAAGCTTATACACTTACCCCAATTCATACCACACCGTAGTAAGTAGGTCACCCAGGTTAAGAAGGCAGGAGTTGCAGGCTGATAAATCTCTCAACAGAGTCACAATTTTCTTATTCTGTTTTTTCCTTTTGTGCCTCCTTGTATTCTGATTTTCTTTCAGAAGGATGTTCTCTCCCTAGTTTGTATACATTGTACAAAATATTGTGCCTGTGGGCAAATGAGATTATACAGTATTTGTAGAAATTACATGAAAATTTTGCTATTATTTCTTCAACTTGATAAAATGGGAACAATGTTTCTACCCTAATCAtcaacatcttcatcatcttcactCACAAGTGCTCCCTCGAAATCTTGTTCTTCTCCGGCATCCTCTCTGAAACCGCAAAACTCATCAGAAGCAGGCGCTCCCGACATACCACTCGTCCTTAGCGACTTTATCAACTCCTCCGCCTCTTCCAAGCACTCGTTATTCTGCAAATATTCTAAACAAGTTATCAAGGATTGCTTCTGCGACGCAAATTTAGGGGGGCAAGCTGAGATGGCCTTCCTCAAGGATCGCAGTGCCTCAGCTACTTGATTCTTCTTCATATAGCCTCCTGCTAGATGACACCACGTCGTTACAAGTGGACAGCCGCCTTTTGATACTACTCGAGCTATTAGGGCTTCGGCCTTGTCCACACGACCGTCTGTAGAGTAAGCATCGATCAAGAAGTTAGGCACCCGGAAGTCAAACGTCAAGGCACCTGACTCCCACTCCTCGAATATCTTCTCCACCTCTTCAATGTCGTTGAACTTGATTAATGAGCGTATCATGCTAATGTAAACCTTATTAACGACCTTCCTACCCTTGTAAGACTCCCAGATTCTGTGCAATTCTTCTTTCTTCCCTGCTTCAGCACATAGATTGAGGAGAAGAACTACCAAAACATTTCTCTGAGAGCATCTCGCCAACTGCTTTATAAGTTTATTGAGTAGTTGCATAGCTTCGTCAAATGAGCCAATTCTCAAGTAACTCTGCGCTGCGGTAACCAGTGTTTGCCAATGCACGGTGACTGAGGGATCCGATTCCATAACGCTCATAACTCGATCCATTCCCGCAGCATCAGAGGCGGCGGCACATGCACTCAGGCAGACTGAGTAGGTGAATTGGTCATAAGAGACGCCTTTGGATTCCATTTCAGCCAGCAGCTCACGCAGCTTTTCCCTATTTCCTAATTTACAGTAAAGATTCATCATGAGGTTGTACCATATTGGTCTGTCAGCATACCCTAACTCTCTAGCTTTCTGCATAATCGATTCTGCTTTATCCACAGATTTGGAAATCGTATAGCAGTTGAGAATTGCAAGATAGATCTGATTCGTCCTCAGATGTTCTGGAATCTTATTGAAGTAATTCTCAGCTTGTTCAATGTTGAAATTTTTTAGTATCAACTTCAATCGTACACCAATGTCGAAAGGAGATATGGGATAACGTTTTCCGTTACACATCCACAGAGATAcctgaaaaatataattaaacttgAAGCAAGTTGAAACGCCTAAAAATCTGAGATCACAGCATTAAGAAAACCCTAGGCATTAAACTCATATTCATAGTGACAATTAATTAGGAGAATGAAAGCATTAAACCTCAAGAGCATGTCTGAATCTCTTAGAACCCATCAACACAGTAATAAGTCGTTGAAGATCCCATTTTGTTGCAGGCTTCCCCTGTCGGATCCACTCGTCGAGCGCGGGCACTACGGAAACATCCGGGTCCCCCAAATGTGAGATGCTACGATATAGAGATCTAAAGGCGGGGGAGGTTTTCCATCGGAATTTGGTTCGGTTTCGGGTCCGGATTTGGGTTTTATTAAAGGAAGAATAAGCGCGCCGGCtcagagaagaagaagacataGAGAAGAGCTTCATCGCTACGAGTGAGAGTGAGCGTCGACGCCAAATCGAGAGATGTCAGTTTACACATTTAAGTTTTCTGAAAACTTAAACTGCAGTCGTTGGATAGGGTTGAGTTATGAATTTGGGATCTTACCATTGGGC
The genomic region above belongs to Salvia miltiorrhiza cultivar Shanhuang (shh) chromosome 5, IMPLAD_Smil_shh, whole genome shotgun sequence and contains:
- the LOC130985516 gene encoding E3 ubiquitin-protein ligase RMA1H1-like, which encodes MAFQQYFMQGWESLPQPSTESEKTSACFDCSICLDFARDPVVTLCGHLYCWPCIYKWFDSQSSSLGSDERPQCPVCKAEISEKTMVPLYGRGKSLSEAGPEGKVIPPRPPACGIRGLADLFSPDQQLPSPSRENRHDFPNAHASYGEDSSPQLFNLGGTAAVSLSHPTIGMFGEMVYARVFGNSQSLYTYPNSYHTVVSRSPRLRRQELQADKSLNRVTIFLFCFFLLCLLVF
- the LOC130985515 gene encoding pentatricopeptide repeat-containing protein At2g20710, mitochondrial-like; translation: MKLFSMSSSSLSRRAYSSFNKTQIRTRNRTKFRWKTSPAFRSLYRSISHLGDPDVSVVPALDEWIRQGKPATKWDLQRLITVLMGSKRFRHALEVSLWMCNGKRYPISPFDIGVRLKLILKNFNIEQAENYFNKIPEHLRTNQIYLAILNCYTISKSVDKAESIMQKARELGYADRPIWYNLMMNLYCKLGNREKLRELLAEMESKGVSYDQFTYSVCLSACAAASDAAGMDRVMSVMESDPSVTVHWQTLVTAAQSYLRIGSFDEAMQLLNKLIKQLARCSQRNVLVVLLLNLCAEAGKKEELHRIWESYKGRKVVNKVYISMIRSLIKFNDIEEVEKIFEEWESGALTFDFRVPNFLIDAYSTDGRVDKAEALIARVVSKGGCPLVTTWCHLAGGYMKKNQVAEALRSLRKAISACPPKFASQKQSLITCLEYLQNNECLEEAEELIKSLRTSGMSGAPASDEFCGFREDAGEEQDFEGALVSEDDEDVDD